The sequence below is a genomic window from Rhodococcus sp. 4CII.
AAACATCTCGACGCGCTTCGTATCCTGCTGCCGATAAACAACTTTCGGACACGGTCTCTATTCGGCGACACAGACGCCGGGATCGTGATGTGATGTGGCTACAAGTGACCGGCAACGCCCAGTGGCGACACCTCAGAGGCGGAATATTGACGCTCGAAGCTCACCGCGACACCCGCGCGACACGGCATCTGTCCGCATTGGACTCTGCGATTCAATTCCTGACCACCGCGCGCGGAAGCTCGTACAGCGCGGATCAGGCCTTCGACGAACTACTCGACTCCTCCATGCGACATCAGGTCGATGTCGGGGATCTGGCGGAAGCACTCGCCGACCTTGCGGACGGTGTCCACCCCGAAGCCGACGACCACCGACGGGCACGGGACGTGGCCGCACGCGAGTGGGGAGCCCTCCTGCCCTAGCCGGCGCAGTCGATGCATGTCAGCGCGGCGGGTAGCGCATCGAGCCGGGCTTCCGAGATCGGCCGCCCGCACCGGATACACAGGCCGTACGTCCCGCTGTCGAGTCGCTGTTGCGCCGCCGTCAGGTCCTCGACCTCGCGCCGGGCGCCGGCGAGCAGCGCCGACACCTGGGCCCGTTCGAACGCGATCGTCGAGCCCTCCGGGTCGTGTTCGTCGTCGTCCGTCGTATATTCCGATCCCTCCACGATCGCGGAGAAACGGCCGGTCAGCGACACAATGCGACGCTCGGCGTCGGCTCGCTCCTCGGCGATGCGGATGCGAGGCTCCAGTGCGGTCATGTTCCCTTCAACGTCGGCCGCTGCCCGGTGCTTCCCCAGAGAATCCGCTCGATCGATCCGTTGCTGCGTCCCGCAACCCGCTGGCACGTATTTCTCCCAGTTCTTCGAGATCGGCGCCGTGGAACTCCACGACCCGATCGAGGCGACCGGGCCGTTCGTGGCCCACTCGACTCGTTTCCTCATCGACGCCCGGAAACGCGGTCGGCTCAGCCCATCGTCTTCGCGCCGTCGAGGGCCTCCCGGATGATGTCGGCGTGACCGGCGTGCTGGGCAGTTTCCCCGATGATGTGGAGCAGCACCCGGCGCGCCGACCAGCGTGACCCGGGTTCGAACCACGGCGCGGGCGGCAACGGATGCGAGATGTCCAGGTCGGGCAACGAGGCCACGATCTCGTCGGTGCGGTGCGCGATGTGTGCGTAGCGGTCGAGGACGCCGGCCAGCGTCTCGTCGCCGCGCAGAGTGAATTCCTTTTCTCGGTTGTCGGTTCCGGTGCCGTCGACGGGGCCACCGCGCACCGCGTCGGTGCCGCGCACGATGAAATCGGCCCACACCCGCTCGGTGTCCGACACGTGCTTGACGAGTCCGCCGAGGCACAGTTCGCTCGCCGTCGTGCGCTGCGCGGCCTGTTCGTCGGTGAGGTCGCGGACGGTGTAGCGGAGGAAGTGGCGATGTTTCGCCAGCGATTCCAGCAAGTCGGCGCGCTCGCCGGTAGTCGACGTTTTCGCGGTTGAGGTCACGGTGATCACCTGCTTCGGCCGGTCCGATGGTGCCGCATTCGACCGTAGTGGTCAGTCGCCGTGTGCAGTGACGAATCCGGTCGCGCGGCCGTGGGTGTCGAGTTCCCACCCCATCCGCTTGCGGGACCGGAGCGTCACCGACGAGTCGATGATCTCCAGGCTGGGTGCGCGGCTCTCCAGCCATTCCTGCACCCGCAGCAGGTCGGGCAGCGAGGGCACCCACATGCTGACGAGGAAGTTCGCGGGTCCGGTGAGCGACATACACAACCTCAGTTCGGGGCGGGTGTTGACGATTTCGACCACCTCCCGGTGCGCGCGCACGGGCAGTCGGCACCACCAGGTGACGGTGATCGGCCACCGCGTCGCGTCCTGGGCGACGTCGCACCGCAGAACCACCGCGCGGGAGCGCAACAGTCCCGCGAGTTGCCGGCGGACCGACGAGGCGGGCCGGTCGATGACCGAGGCGATCTCCCGCGCCGACGCCCGGCCGTTCCGGGTGAGTTCGCGGACGAGCGCGCGCGCCACTTCGTCCGTCAGACTCTCCGGCCGAGCCGACCCGGACTGCGGCGGGGTGCTCTCGAGCGCGGCGACCGCCGCCGACTGGGCGGTGTCCAGGGAATCCAGTCGCCAGCGACTGCCCTCCGCATGGAGTGCCGTGCAGGTGTGGGTCCGGGTCGAACGGATGCTCGGGTGGCCCGGCAACTCTTCGAGGACGAGGTCGGATAATTCGTGCAGAGACCCCGTCTGGACCGTCAGGATGAGGTCCCGGCCCCGGGCCGCGTGCTCGATCGACGCCACGCGCGGGTCCTGGGTGAGCGCCTCGACCAGCGGTCTGGTGCCGATGAGGTCGCAGGTCACCTCGATCATGGCCGTGAACGCACCCGCGCCCGTCATCGGCGCGGCGTACGCGGTGATCCAGGCCAGTCCGCGTTCGGTGATCGACTCCCACCGCCTGGCGAGAGTGGCGGACGTCGTCCGCAGGATCGGGGCCAGCTCGGCCCACGTCGCGCGGGGGCGGATCTGCAAGGCATGAATGAGCGAAAGCTCGGATTCTGTCAGCATTTCAGTCATCAAAGGCCTTTCGGGTCCGTTCGGATGATCGTTTTCGACGATCTCGGTCGT
It includes:
- a CDS encoding TraR/DksA C4-type zinc finger protein, with the protein product MTALEPRIRIAEERADAERRIVSLTGRFSAIVEGSEYTTDDDEHDPEGSTIAFERAQVSALLAGARREVEDLTAAQQRLDSGTYGLCIRCGRPISEARLDALPAALTCIDCAG
- a CDS encoding DinB family protein, which codes for MITVTSTAKTSTTGERADLLESLAKHRHFLRYTVRDLTDEQAAQRTTASELCLGGLVKHVSDTERVWADFIVRGTDAVRGGPVDGTGTDNREKEFTLRGDETLAGVLDRYAHIAHRTDEIVASLPDLDISHPLPPAPWFEPGSRWSARRVLLHIIGETAQHAGHADIIREALDGAKTMG
- a CDS encoding Lrp/AsnC family transcriptional regulator — its product is MTEMLTESELSLIHALQIRPRATWAELAPILRTTSATLARRWESITERGLAWITAYAAPMTGAGAFTAMIEVTCDLIGTRPLVEALTQDPRVASIEHAARGRDLILTVQTGSLHELSDLVLEELPGHPSIRSTRTHTCTALHAEGSRWRLDSLDTAQSAAVAALESTPPQSGSARPESLTDEVARALVRELTRNGRASAREIASVIDRPASSVRRQLAGLLRSRAVVLRCDVAQDATRWPITVTWWCRLPVRAHREVVEIVNTRPELRLCMSLTGPANFLVSMWVPSLPDLLRVQEWLESRAPSLEIIDSSVTLRSRKRMGWELDTHGRATGFVTAHGD
- a CDS encoding ANTAR domain-containing protein, with the translated sequence MTLEAHRDTRATRHLSALDSAIQFLTTARGSSYSADQAFDELLDSSMRHQVDVGDLAEALADLADGVHPEADDHRRARDVAAREWGALLP